The Diospyros lotus cultivar Yz01 chromosome 11, ASM1463336v1, whole genome shotgun sequence region TCTAGAAAATAGATAGCAAcactttatctaaaaatattacataataacCTATTGTTTTGAGTTGTCACACTCTGTCCGGTTACCCAGATCTATCTTTTCTCCGTACATATTTAAGAATCCCAACTTAACTGCGTCCATATAAGGTAGTGATGTGCTCATCTCTCCAGTTTGGATCAACATGAGTACGATTTTCCCTCACTTGTATTTATATGGATTATGGAGTCAACATGTGGTGTACTTCTCTAATAGTTGCAGTTTAACCTTAGAATTAAAATGATTTCACATTCATCTCTGGGACTCCCTGGCAATGTCAGCAAATGTTTTGTTTCATGTGAAATGTATTCTACAAACTAGCAAGCATACATTTCTTTTCTGCAAGAATGagacttttttattcttttatagatttttatttttattcattgatCTCATATCCAACTAAAATTAATGTAAAACacattttccttattttatttgaagtGTCAAGTGTTCGATCTGGATGCTTTACAAATTTAGAAGAGTTACCCACTCCCTCCAcgaaacttaattaaaaaaaaaaagatatttaaaaagcATTCAAAGAGTATTCTTGCATGATATATCCTAAATTTCTACCCTGAATCAAACTAATATTTTTCGGAAGCGTGTGCGGTTAGGGATAGACATTGGACTCACAAAACTTGATGTTTTATAGGACTTGGATAGATGTGTAACAAAGTTTTCGTCTGATTATGGTTACAATTAGATTGGATGGTTACTTCATCCAAAGTCTGCCATAAGTGGTTTGAGTTTGGACTTctgaataagaaaagaaagaccTCAACAACCGATCATAACTACCCTTTCCTTTAAATTGTAGCAATAATATTACTGTGAATACATTTATTGGACTATATGCGTGGGTTTGCATTTTGATTCTCTAGAGAAGCTTGGAATGCTATTTAAGATTTAAGCCTATAGGTAAGTATTAGAACAAAAATTACAGCTAGAGCctacaaaagagagagagagaaaacaaagaTAGGCTAAGACAGACAAAGAAAATAGAATCAGCAAAGCCAAACAACCGAATAAACCATCGAGTAGCCTAGCACAAGACTTCAATTAAATATGGATTGTAATGTAGATATTAGCCATAATTCTTTAATTTGTAGGCTCTATAATTTATCCAAAGCCTACGGTAGAACAAAGACCATTCTCTATAATTTTGGATCTATTAATGACGAActtattaagaagaaaaaaacaaattaagatgCCAACTAGAGCCTCAAATGACCAGCTCAAAATCAATACCTTTATTGGCTCTTCACCGAAGAAAATGCACCATCGCTGTCCTCATCAACTTTCAACTATCAAAAGCCCCGAATCGGGGAGCTGAGCAGTACCCAAAACCAAATGagaaaaaaactagaaaaaatcGCCCCTATTCTAGTTTATAAAGCATAAAAGTTAAAGATATCAATTACTCAAGGACATAGGAAAGAAAGTGCTATGCCATGTTAAAATCTAATAGTTCTCTAACCCTCTACGCTTCATATAAATGtgtcttattaattttatgtatcttttttttCTGCTAGAAAGTACATTACGGTCATGGTCAAACAAGAACAATAAGTACAAGTAATGACCTCCACAGACCAAATATGCTGAGAGGCCAAACTAACAAACAGAAATCATGAACAACTAAGGCCTCTAACCAACAAAGCGCCCAAGAAACCATTGTGACCTGGGAGGATTTGGAATCAACAAGCATGGGCAAAGAGTCATCGCATGTCAAGCGGGCTtactgaattatttttaattaaagtccTAAAGATAAGGAGAAAAATGACCCAAAAGGTGCCTCAGGTGGTGCCATAATTATCAAAGGCGCATCTAGGCGCGAGGCATGGCTCTATGCGCCTCATCACCGTTGAGGTGCAGTGTCATGCTTGAGGTTGCCTAGGCGCACGAGGTGCATtccttgtatatataagtgtaataaaatccttttcttgttcatttatcatcttagatcttatttcttcttaatttgaTTGCATATTCTTGTATAGTAGTGAGAGGCAAatctaacaaaataaattgGAGGTTTGCCTGATCTCTCATTCCCGGGGATCATTTGATAGTGATGTTTTCTCACTAGAGAACTACTTATATATGTgttctatttcatttttgtttctttcttctaattccTTTTACAACttagaagaaattaattttatcttgtaaCTGTTTTGTTTCTGTGTgtaactctattttttttttcttttttctaattttgttgcAATTTAGAATAAACAATTGCtaagaaacaaatgttttcaTTCGGTGatctactatttttttttcctctcatctaatttcttttgcaatttaaaagaaactaattggttttttaactttttatgttaattatgtgttctattgtaattttttttctttcttttaattgcAAAActgtaattgtttttttttttgtgtgtttgctataaatttttcttttctctaatctcttttgcaaaagaaactaattattatttttttttgtaataatattagttgttgtTTTAGGGTGGTTAgttgtcatttatgattttttgaatttacaTCTACCTCCTTTTAGgtattttataagcattttgaataagaaaaatgctacttgtacTCCTTAGGCTATACTGTAGGCAACAAAAAAAACAgctcaaatgacaaaaataccctcgCGCAATTTACAAAATTGCAAAATccccttgttcttcctctctctcccctcacCCAACGATGCCATGGCCGTCtcccctctcctctctcttcccTTCCCATGGCTGCCTCTATCAACTACCCGTCGCTGCCATCCTATCACCGCCTTTGCCTCGTCGATTGCGACAACATCCTTAGCGGCAGTCGGTGCATGAGAGATAAGGTGATGAGGCGAAGGCGGCGACAAGATGGCGCCGGCAACGGGCGGTTGATAGAGGCGGCCATGGGAAGGGggaagagaggagagaagagGTGGCCATGGCGTTGATGGGTGAGGTGAAATAAATTTGCAGAGAGAAGAGAAGTATTTCTGTCATTttgatgtgtgtgtgtaacCCAAGGAGTACAAGTAGCATGGttgttttgaataaatatgTCTAATGTGCCTAAAGCTCTTGTTTTGCCTTGTGCCTCGCACTAGGCCCCAAGCGCTAAACTACCATGCAAAAATGTGAGGGTTGTTAGCACTTGTTTACAATTGAATGCTTCTCAAATTCTTAATGCAGATTCATTAGTCAAACAAATTGGAATCAAGTTacaagttgaagaaaaaaaaactacattAAAGAAAACAACAGTGTAATGCAAacaatgtaatattttttttattagtccttgctctgttaaaatttttaatataagaaCTTCGAAAAGTTGTAAAGTTTGTACTTGGGTATGAATATAGTTTCGAAGATATATGTTTGAAGTTAGAACTTCTTTGCTAATtgaatatgaattattttcatgtAATGATTTCGAAAAGGTACGTACACTGGCCAGATAGTACTGTGTTCTGGTCATGCATTTGTTTTTCTGGCTTTCCATCAGACTGGTGGGTTCACTAGACGGTAACatgcatatgtgtatatattttgcAGGAGTTACTCTGGGTGAAGGAACGGGTGCTACAATGTCAGATGATGAGGATGAGCTGCAGATGGATTTCTCCCTAGATCAAACAGGTCTTGACGGCGGCCATGACATGATGGGCTTCGGTCCGCTTCTTCCAACAGAATCCGAGAGGTCTTTAATGGAGAGAGTTCGACAAGAATTAAAGATTGAGCTCAAGCAGGTAATTACTTTTATTATAAATTGAGAAATCAAGGGTGATGGGTGCCTAGCTAGGCTAGCTATATAATCCAACTTGGCTTTCCCGTTTGCAGGGATTCAGGTCAAGGATTGAAGATGTGAGGGAGGAAATACTAAGAAAAAGGAGAGCTGGGAAATTGCCGGGCGACACCACTTCAGTGCTCAAAAATTGGTGGCAGCAGCATGCTAAGTGGCCTTATCCAACTGTgagttttttcatttaattttgttttgtgaGTCCGCAGATAGAGATCTGCCATGATATGGATGGATGGATGCTAATGCTAATGCTAATGAATGCAGGAAGATGACAAGGCAAAGCTGGTGGAAGAGACAGGCCTGCAGCTGAAGCAAATCAACAACTGGTTTATTAACCAAAGGAAGCGAAACTGGCACAACAACTCCCAGTCGGTCACCGCTCTCAAGTCCAAGCGCAAAAGGTAGGGAGCAAAGCAGAGCAGAGGAGAGCACCCACAGCAGCTAATGTGAAGATGAATGGCAATTGGCATATATACTTGTGAGGTTTGTAGAATGGAAACTAACAAAAGTTCTCTGTGTAATGCCtcttttatgtattttcttGTGAAGCACTGTGATTGATCTTTTAACCTAAACATCCATTACACGTACCTGCACTGTAAATTTTGAACTTCAATTCCCATAATGTAAATGCAGTCCATCGTTTGCATCTTCGCCCACGACTACGTCTCTATATATTCAAATTCCCAGGACAATGATAAAGgataaagagaaattgaatatgAAGAATTGATTTTCTTACATTTCACTGAATCAAGTTACATGCTTTATACAAAATGTTTACACATTAGATCCATTATTTATGGCCTAAAATTAAGTCCTACCATGTACAAATAGCCTACTAATAGCTAACAGAATCAGTACAAAGATCATGTtggattctttcctttttaacaCTCCCTTCAAGTTGGAATTTCTATTGATTACATTCAACTTGCTAAGTAATGCATCAAATTGTGTTGAACTCAATGGCTTAGTGAACAAGTCTGCTAGTCGTTCACTGGTTCCAATGTATGTtgttttaattactttttttgcACCTTTTCACATGCTACATGACAATCAATTTCTATATGTTTCATGCGCACATGAAAAATTGGGTTCGAAtctatcactacaaaaaaattgacatttagcggcgattttttttgcatttagcccgctaagtaatttagcgacgatttctagcaagtcagccgtcgcggagcatttagcgatgatttttagcaaccgctggaataatcgccgctaattatattttttgcgacagtttttaaaaccgccgcaaaataagtgatttagcagcgatttctataatatttagcggcagttttgaaactaccacaaaaaatttaaaaaaaaaaaaatttaattttagcggcagttttaaaatcgtcacaaaaattaataaaaaaattaaatttttaattgctcGAGCAGGCCAGCCCGGCCTGCCCAGCCCTTGCTcgccacgtggcgatgctggaaattaaatctcAGTGCTTCCCCTTCCCAAGTTTCAAACCCAAGACCTCAAGTGCGCACGCGCACTCAAACCAGCTGATCTACGAAGCACcccttaatatatatacatatatatatattatatactaatataacaattaatttttagaattatattttatattttttaatatatattaaaaatatttattaattgattattttttaaaagaataatagaataaattaaaaataaattaattgagttaaattaaataaattaattgattaaaaataaaaaagaagattttatattttttaaaaattattaaaatttatatattaaaattttgttaaatttatttttatttttttaaattaattttttaaagaattttgttattaatttaaatgcaattttaaatttatttttaggattttatatttatttttattaatttaattattaattattttcttaagcaaaatttaattttgtaatgaattttgcgacggtttttaaaaatcgtcgcaaatgttaatttaattttaattttgaattatttaattttttaaaaatcattgtaaaatttaattttttaataaattttgcagcggtttttaaaaactgtcgcaaatattattttatttttaattttaaattatttaattttttgaatttagcaatgGTTTCTCAAATATCGCTGtgaaattgaatttagttttttaattatttaattattttttaaatttaatgacgattttttggaaaccgtcgcaaaattaaatgttttactaaattttgcgacggttttatgaaaccgccacaaaattttaaaaaaaacgctgcaaaaatcatattttccgCGTGATTTTGAAACCATcacaaaataccatgttttgcggcgatttttaaaaccgtcgcaaaaaaattgtcgcaaaaaatcaatttttttgtagtgtatataTGTAGTAGCTTGGTTGTCACAAACTAGCTTAACTGGTTGAGTACACACATTGAAATCCTTCAATATATTTTGCAACCAAGTTACCTCATAACATGTAGTGGCCATTGAATGATATTCTGCCTCTGCACTTGAACGTGCAActgtattttgtttctttgtctTCCAAGAGATTGGTGCATGTCCAAGTAGGATACAATATCCAGTCAGCGATCTTCTTGTGTCTTTACAGCGAGCCCAGTTAGCATCACAAAAAGTCTTTAGTTCTAATGGTCCTTTGGAAGGTAAAAGAATCCCTTGGCCAGGTGCTTGCTTGATGTACTGCAATACCTTGTGTGCAGTTTCAAGATGAGATTGTCTAGGCTTGTCCATGAATTGGCTTAATATGTGAACAACGTACACAAGATCTAGTCTCGTAATTGTGAGGTATATTAGCCGCCCTACAAGTCTCCGATATTGGGATGGATCATGTAATAATTCACCATTCAACTGTGTTAATGACAAGTTCTGATCATTTGGGAAATGTGAGGGTTTCGCACCGAGAAAACTAG contains the following coding sequences:
- the LOC127813209 gene encoding homeobox protein HD1, giving the protein MQEQQGLAMMGTGGGGIGIAGLAADISMSVSAGEQHQQQLIKAEIATHPLYEQLLAAHVACLRVATPIDQLPLIDAQLSQSHNLLRSYASQQHPLSPHERQELDNFLTQYLLVLCSFKEQLQQHVRVHAVEAVMACREIEQNLQALTGVTLGEGTGATMSDDEDELQMDFSLDQTGLDGGHDMMGFGPLLPTESERSLMERVRQELKIELKQGFRSRIEDVREEILRKRRAGKLPGDTTSVLKNWWQQHAKWPYPTEDDKAKLVEETGLQLKQINNWFINQRKRNWHNNSQSVTALKSKRKR